One Capsicum annuum cultivar UCD-10X-F1 chromosome 2, UCD10Xv1.1, whole genome shotgun sequence genomic window carries:
- the LOC107859036 gene encoding ferredoxin--NADP reductase, root-type isozyme, chloroplastic: protein MAHSAISQVSVAAPLQTESSFRRSTIKATNVTFTDKTWISMLHVNLQASRSRSQQIVCMSVKPASKDKVLVSPLSLEDAKEPPLNIYKPREPYTAKIVSIERIVGPKAPGETCHIVIDHGGNLPYWEGQSYGVIPPGENPKKPGSPHNVRLYSIASTRYGDSFDGKTASLCVRRAVYYDPETGKEDPSKNGVCSNFLCDSKPGDKVQITGPSGKIMLLPEDNPNATHIMIGTGTGVAPFRGYLRRMFMESVPTFKFNGLAWLFLGVANRDSLLYDEEFTSYLHEYPDNFRYDRALSREHKNKKGGKMYVQDKIEEYSDEIFKLLDEGAHIYFCGLKGMMPGIQDTLKRVAEERGESWEQKLSKLKKNKQWHVEVY from the exons ATGGCCCATTCAGCTATTTCTCAG GTCTCAGTTGCTGCTCCTCTTCAAACAGAGTCCTCTTTTCGGAGATCTACCATTAAG GCTACAAATGTAACATTTACTGATAAAACATGGATCTCTATGCTTCATGTTAATCTACAAGCCTCAAGATCCAGAAGTCAACAAATTGTTTGTATGTCAGTGAAACCGGCAAGTAAAGACAAAGTTTTAGTATCGCCTTTATCACTTGAAGATGCAAAAGAACCGCCATTGAATATCTACAAGCCCAGGGAACCATACACGGCGAAGATTGTCTCTATTGAGAGGATTGTAGGCCCAAAAGCTCCTGGGGAGACTTGTCACATTGTCATTGATCATGGCGGCAATCTTCCTTACTGGGAAGGACAAAGTTATGGTGTCATTCCTCCT GGGGAGAATCCAAAGAAACCAGGTAGTCCCCACAATGTTCGTCTATATTCAATTGCATCAACTAGGTACGGGGACTCCTTTGATGGGAAAACTGCCAGCTTGTGTGTCAGACGTGCTGTCTACTACGATCCTGAAACAGGAAAAGAAGACCCGTCCAAAAACGGTGTTTGCAGCAATTTCCTATGTGATTCCAAGCCAGGTGACAAGGTACAGATTACAG GTCCTTCTGGTAAGATAATGCTTCTGCCCGAAGATAATCCTAATGCCACCCACATCATGATTGGAACTGGAACTGGTGTGGCTCCCTTTAGAGGATACCTTCGTCGTATGTTCATGGAATCTGTTCCCACTTTCAAGTTCAATGGCCTCGCTTGGCTCTTCCTTGGGGTGGCAAATAGGGATAGCCTCCTTTATGACGAAGAGTTCACCAGCTATCTCCATGAATACCCAGATAATTTCAGGTATGATCGCGCCCTCAGCCGAGAGCATAAGAACAAGAAAGGGGGAAAGATGTATGTTCAGGATAAGATTGAGGAATACAGCGACGAGATCTTCAAACTTCTGGATGAAGGGGCGCACATATATTTCTGTGGGTTGAAGGGAATGATGCCCGGAATTCAGGATACCTTGAAGAGGGTCGCGGAAGAAAGAGGTGAGAGCTGGGAACAGAAGCtctcaaaactcaaaaagaaCAAGCAATGGCATGTTGAAGTCTATTGA
- the LOC107859037 gene encoding 60S acidic ribosomal protein P0 → MAPKATKAEKKIAYDSKMCQLLDDYTQVLVAAADNVGSNQLQNIRKGLRGDSVVLMGKNTMMKRTIRVHAEKTGNETILNLIPLLVGNVGLIFTKGDLKEVSEEVAKYKVGAPARVGLVAPVDVVVPPGNTGLDPSQTSFFQVLNIPTKINKGTVEIITPVELIKKGDKVGSSEAALLAKLGIRPFSYGLVVTSVYDNGSVFSPEVLDLTEDDLVEKFAMGVSMITSLSLAISYPTLAAAPHMFTNAYKNVLAIAVETEYSFPLADKVKEYLADPSKFAAVAVAPVADASSGAAPAAKEEEKKDEPAEESDDDMGFSLFD, encoded by the exons ATGGCACCAAAAGCAACAAAGGCGGAGAAGAAGATTGCTTATGACAGCAAGATGTGTCAGCTTCTGGATGATTATACTCAGGTGCTTGTGGCTGCTGCTGATAATGTTGGATCCAATCAGCTTCAGAACATTAGGAAGGGTTTGAGAGGTGATTCTGTTGTTCTTATGGGTAAGAATACTATGATGAAGAGGACCATTAGAGTCCATGCTGAAAAAACTGGAAATGAAACTATCCTCAATCTCATTCCTCTCCTTGTT GGTAATGTTGGATTGATCTTCACCAAGGGTGATTTGAAGGAAGTGAGCGAGGAAGTCGCTAAGTACAAG GTTGGTGCACCTGCTCGTGTTGGTTTGGTTGCTCCAGTTGATGTTGTTGTCCCTCCTGGCAACACTGGTTTGGATCCCTCCCAGACCTCTTTCTTCCAG GTGCTCAACATCCCTACCAAGATTAACAAGGGAACTGTTGAAATTATCACCCCTGTGGAGCTCATCAAGAAGGGTGACAAAGTTGGTTCCTCTGAAGCTGCCCTGCTTGCCAAACTTGGAATTAGGCCCTTCTCATATGGTCTTGTTGTTACCTCTGTTTATGATAATGGATCTGTCTTCAGTCCTGAGGTTCTTGACCTTACTGAGGATGATCTTGTTGAGAAGTTTGCCATGGGAGTATCTATGATTACCTCCTTGTCATTGGCCATCTCATACCCAACTTTAGCTGCTGCACCACACATGTTCACCAATGCCTACAAGAATGTGTTGGCCATTGCTGTTGAAACTGAGTATTCTTTCCCTCTGGCTGACAAAGTGAAGGAATACCTTGCG GATCCTAGCAAGTTTGCCGCTGTTGCTGTTGCTCCTGTTGCAGATGCTAGTTCTGGTGCTGCTCCTGCTGCTAAGGAAGAGGAGAAGAAGGATGAGCCTGCTGAGGAGTCTGATGATGACATGGGTTTCAGCTTGTTTGATTGA